One segment of Ascidiaceihabitans donghaensis DNA contains the following:
- a CDS encoding helix-turn-helix domain-containing protein, with amino-acid sequence MPIQTLVGRNLRRFREQAGLSQEALAFECGLHRTYVSGVERGVRNPTIVVLEKLAEPLEIAPWQLLREEK; translated from the coding sequence ATGCCAATTCAGACGCTGGTCGGGCGAAATCTTAGACGCTTTAGAGAGCAGGCAGGGCTTTCGCAAGAAGCTTTAGCTTTCGAATGCGGTCTGCATCGGACCTATGTTAGCGGAGTTGAACGGGGTGTTCGGAATCCTACCATCGTGGTTCTAGAAAAACTTGCAGAACCTCTTGAAATTGCTCCGTGGCAGTTGCTTAGGGAAGAAAAATAA
- a CDS encoding NADPH:quinone reductase: MKRIFYEAFGPASQVLALEDADTPQPGIGEVLVELAYSGVNPSDVKVRAGGRPGVTKPAFPKITPHSDGAGTVVAVGTGVPRDIIGKAVWIWNAQWQRPFGTAATHIVVPHAQAVLLPDGVSMQVGACLGIPGLTAAHTVFGNGELHGKTVLVQGGAGTVGYLALQLARWGGARVIATARESDHEMCRAAGADAVIDFTQDTVAEQIIAANNGTLIDQIIEPEFGINAQVNTDVIAPDGVIAAYGSAKSMAPTIPFMEMMFKNITIDMALVYILSPQPRSLAITRLHGALRAGALDCPIDSVHPLSDCAKAHAIVESGDRQGAVLVDVQK, encoded by the coding sequence TTGAAGCGCATATTCTACGAAGCCTTTGGGCCAGCATCACAGGTGCTGGCACTGGAGGACGCGGACACGCCCCAACCGGGCATCGGCGAAGTATTGGTGGAATTGGCTTATTCCGGTGTGAACCCCTCAGACGTCAAGGTTCGTGCAGGTGGGCGTCCCGGTGTGACAAAGCCGGCCTTTCCAAAAATCACGCCACACAGCGATGGCGCGGGGACGGTTGTGGCCGTTGGCACTGGCGTACCACGTGACATCATTGGCAAAGCCGTTTGGATCTGGAACGCACAATGGCAGCGCCCTTTCGGGACGGCTGCCACGCATATCGTGGTGCCACATGCCCAAGCGGTGCTTTTGCCGGACGGCGTGTCTATGCAAGTGGGCGCGTGTCTTGGCATCCCGGGGCTGACGGCGGCCCATACCGTCTTTGGCAACGGTGAGTTGCATGGCAAGACGGTGTTGGTTCAGGGTGGCGCCGGCACTGTTGGTTATCTGGCCTTGCAACTGGCCCGTTGGGGCGGTGCGCGAGTGATTGCAACCGCCCGCGAAAGCGACCACGAGATGTGCCGTGCGGCAGGCGCCGATGCGGTGATCGACTTCACACAAGACACCGTCGCAGAACAGATCATCGCGGCAAACAATGGCACTTTGATCGACCAGATCATTGAGCCTGAATTTGGCATCAACGCACAAGTGAACACCGATGTGATTGCCCCCGACGGGGTTATCGCGGCCTACGGGTCAGCCAAATCCATGGCCCCCACTATCCCTTTCATGGAGATGATGTTCAAAAACATAACCATCGACATGGCGTTGGTTTACATTCTGTCTCCCCAGCCCCGCAGTCTGGCGATCACCCGATTGCATGGCGCCCTGCGCGCCGGTGCGTTGGATTGCCCGATAGACAGCGTACACCCGCTGTCAGACTGCGCCAAAGCCCATGCAATTGTGGAAAGCGGTGACCGTCAGGGTGCTGTGCTGGTGGATGTGCAAAAGTAA
- a CDS encoding DUF6538 domain-containing protein — MSAQIKYAYLKGHTWLYRRNYPKEIAMVLGQQAMKQSLKTRDTNTARVRAAEINARYETLVAKVRDTAEAALSAPELGKNGTAWEATPNCALEHLRASLSLSGAKTIFPVELRVTKKLITAASREYLNARSNELRPSGFRSVRYSVDLFSSKYGKRSLCSLTRRDGREFLSLIAQISPHVGKSEAARGLGLEKLVALSAHGSVFTTVRTQKRIWSQVNHFLDSMVYNGHLEANPFKSVRFDQKIKPQPYAVITDEEVKKLLHAKDNKLHAIMLTCLLTGMRAGEAVGLTRKDLVPKGNLGIFAHVRPNELRLLKTDAAERFVPVHPKLEVLFDQLPATGPLFPDLKVNDVTKGFAKIRKELRIQRPGLVFHSTRKWFITQCERTGVPEHFTASLVGHKSARSENGITYGIYSAGISDEQKRGIIDQIRLPVLI; from the coding sequence ATGTCTGCTCAGATTAAATACGCCTACCTAAAGGGCCATACTTGGCTATATCGCAGGAACTATCCCAAGGAGATCGCGATGGTCTTGGGGCAACAAGCCATGAAGCAGTCGCTCAAGACACGTGATACCAATACCGCTCGCGTACGGGCTGCAGAGATCAATGCACGATATGAAACTCTGGTTGCTAAAGTTCGTGATACTGCAGAGGCGGCACTCTCAGCTCCAGAGTTGGGCAAGAACGGCACTGCATGGGAAGCCACTCCGAATTGCGCTCTTGAGCACCTACGGGCTTCTTTGAGCCTCTCTGGGGCTAAAACGATCTTCCCGGTAGAGCTGCGCGTTACCAAAAAGCTGATCACCGCTGCGAGCCGCGAGTATCTGAACGCTAGAAGCAATGAACTTCGGCCCAGTGGCTTCAGATCGGTTCGGTACTCAGTTGACCTTTTCTCCTCTAAATATGGGAAGCGGTCGCTGTGCAGTCTGACGCGCAGGGATGGGCGTGAGTTTCTTTCACTCATTGCTCAGATATCGCCCCATGTCGGGAAATCAGAGGCTGCTCGTGGTTTGGGCTTGGAAAAGCTGGTTGCTCTTTCCGCACATGGTTCGGTGTTTACGACAGTGCGCACCCAGAAGCGGATTTGGTCTCAGGTAAATCACTTCTTGGACAGCATGGTCTACAATGGTCATTTGGAGGCCAACCCGTTCAAGTCTGTTCGATTCGACCAAAAGATAAAGCCTCAACCATATGCCGTAATAACCGATGAGGAAGTGAAAAAACTACTGCACGCCAAGGACAACAAATTGCACGCCATTATGCTGACTTGTCTGCTGACTGGAATGCGTGCTGGTGAAGCAGTTGGTTTAACAAGAAAGGACTTGGTACCTAAGGGCAATCTTGGCATCTTTGCACATGTTCGACCAAACGAATTGCGCCTTCTAAAAACGGACGCTGCAGAGCGCTTCGTTCCGGTTCATCCAAAATTAGAAGTTCTATTTGACCAGTTACCAGCAACGGGGCCGCTGTTTCCTGACCTTAAAGTCAATGATGTAACCAAGGGGTTTGCAAAGATCAGAAAGGAGCTGCGCATACAACGACCCGGTTTAGTTTTTCACTCAACCCGAAAGTGGTTCATCACGCAGTGCGAGCGAACAGGCGTGCCTGAACATTTCACTGCATCTTTGGTGGGACATAAGTCTGCCCGATCAGAGAATGGTATAACCTACGGCATTTATTCAGCGGGCATAAGTGATGAGCAAAAAAGGGGGATAATCGACCAAATCAGGCTTCCGGTTCTGATATGA
- a CDS encoding DUF805 domain-containing protein, giving the protein MEKDFRSLTLFGVVGSLGILWYRVYDPHPELWVQALGVGIWVVTAICLVISITFKVIRKAPELSQNVDTAKVTKSVLEATDNVAEIGVGAFRSAIQKLTPLFLGLFAFEGKASRLKYLISQVGSVFSILFFTLGFGLDPNLFWKVILMIAILASLVCLLSFGVRRTRDIGVSHWWYLLILVPPVNLAVQVALLIVPSDELVGKGL; this is encoded by the coding sequence ATGGAAAAGGATTTCAGATCACTCACTTTGTTCGGCGTTGTAGGATCCTTGGGAATACTATGGTATCGTGTTTACGACCCCCATCCCGAGTTGTGGGTGCAGGCGTTAGGCGTAGGCATTTGGGTTGTTACAGCTATATGTTTAGTGATTTCGATTACCTTCAAGGTTATCCGCAAGGCACCAGAACTATCTCAAAATGTGGATACGGCAAAGGTCACGAAATCAGTTTTGGAAGCTACGGACAACGTTGCAGAAATCGGGGTTGGAGCCTTCAGGTCGGCTATCCAGAAACTAACACCTCTCTTCCTCGGACTGTTTGCGTTTGAAGGGAAAGCATCGCGTTTGAAGTACTTGATTAGCCAAGTTGGATCAGTTTTTTCAATTCTCTTCTTCACTTTGGGCTTTGGGCTAGATCCCAACCTCTTCTGGAAAGTGATCCTTATGATTGCGATATTGGCGTCGCTGGTCTGTCTGCTTTCGTTCGGAGTGAGACGTACCCGTGATATTGGAGTTAGCCACTGGTGGTATCTTCTGATCCTAGTCCCTCCGGTGAACCTAGCCGTGCAGGTCGCGTTGTTGATTGTTCCCAGCGATGAATTGGTTGGCAAGGGTCTCTAG
- a CDS encoding mechanosensitive ion channel family protein: MFRFLSCVPFLTAVAFVAFFIFLAPVGGYAQTADQPSGTIAVEDSATQDAAIAVRIRDILSELEGYTNVTVTVSSGIVTLRGTTVDAPSAMRLNDLVGRVEGVVAIENEVTETTDVVERLNPAVERFKARMYQIVAFLPLAIVALTAMALVVALGILLARMRYPWDRIAPNAFIADIYRQVVRLAFFIAGLVIALDILGATALLGTILGAAGIVGLAIGFAVKDTVENFIASIMLSIRQPFRPNDTIEIDGDVGKVIRLTSRATILLSFDGNHIRIPNSTVFKSRIVNYSRNDERRFVFDLGVAPNTDLAQAQSLGLHTLNDLPFVLETPAAATWIETVGDSTITLRFAAWIDQHKTSFAGARGEAIRLTMAAFDGADIAMPEPTFRIMSPQAAPESSSDAHVAPTPTDMQQVTAQADQELSEIIDQERAVLADDDLLNRTAPEE, from the coding sequence GTGTTCAGATTTCTATCGTGTGTGCCCTTCTTAACTGCTGTCGCTTTCGTGGCCTTTTTCATCTTCCTTGCCCCTGTCGGTGGTTATGCGCAAACGGCGGACCAGCCTTCGGGCACCATCGCAGTGGAAGACAGCGCAACGCAGGACGCAGCCATTGCCGTGCGTATTCGGGACATTCTGTCTGAGCTGGAAGGCTACACCAATGTCACCGTCACAGTGTCTTCTGGCATCGTGACCCTGCGCGGCACGACCGTTGACGCGCCATCTGCAATGCGCCTCAACGATTTGGTCGGCAGGGTTGAAGGCGTTGTGGCCATCGAAAACGAAGTCACCGAAACCACAGACGTTGTCGAACGCCTGAACCCTGCGGTTGAACGCTTTAAAGCGCGGATGTACCAAATCGTGGCCTTCTTGCCTTTGGCAATTGTTGCTTTGACGGCCATGGCTTTGGTGGTCGCCTTGGGTATTTTGCTGGCCCGGATGCGTTATCCCTGGGACCGGATCGCCCCCAACGCCTTTATCGCTGATATTTACCGTCAGGTTGTGCGACTTGCGTTTTTTATTGCGGGTCTGGTGATTGCATTGGACATTCTGGGGGCCACCGCCCTTTTGGGCACAATTTTGGGCGCTGCTGGGATTGTTGGTCTGGCTATCGGTTTTGCGGTCAAAGATACGGTCGAGAACTTCATCGCCTCAATTATGCTGTCCATCCGTCAACCGTTCCGCCCCAATGACACCATCGAAATCGACGGAGACGTCGGCAAAGTCATCCGCCTGACCAGCCGTGCAACCATTTTGCTCAGTTTTGATGGCAACCACATTCGCATTCCCAATTCCACCGTCTTCAAAAGCCGCATCGTCAACTATTCACGCAACGACGAACGCCGCTTTGTGTTCGATCTTGGTGTTGCCCCCAACACGGATTTGGCGCAGGCCCAAAGCCTTGGGTTGCACACGTTGAACGATTTGCCTTTTGTTTTGGAAACACCCGCGGCGGCCACATGGATCGAGACAGTCGGAGACAGCACGATTACGTTGCGCTTTGCGGCATGGATTGACCAACACAAGACCAGCTTCGCAGGTGCGCGAGGCGAAGCAATTCGCCTGACTATGGCGGCTTTTGACGGGGCAGATATCGCGATGCCTGAGCCCACATTCCGCATCATGTCGCCTCAGGCAGCACCCGAATCCTCCTCTGATGCACATGTCGCTCCGACCCCGACGGACATGCAGCAAGTCACGGCTCAAGCCGACCAGGAACTGAGCGAAATCATTGATCAGGAACGGGCTGTTCTGGCAGATGATGACTTGCTGAACCGCACCGCGCCCGAGGAATAA
- a CDS encoding 2-hydroxyacid dehydrogenase — protein sequence MPKERLSVFVTRRLPEPVERRLGELFDVTLREDDVALSREALVAAVKTADVLVPTITDTIDAGLIGQAGPQLKLIANYGAGVDNIDVETARSRGILVTNTPGVLTEDTADMTMGLILAISRRLPEGLATMQQGQWTGWSPTALLGGRIGGRRIGILGMGRIGRAVAQRAAAFGMQVHYHNRKRLRAETEDEYQATYWESLDQMVSRVDVLSINCPHTPSTFHLLNARRLKLMKPNAVIVNTSRGEVIDENALTRMLRAGELGGAGLDVYENGTDVNPRLRELPNVVLLPHMGSATVESRLEMGEKVIINIKTFDDGHRPPDQVVPAML from the coding sequence ATGCCAAAGGAACGTCTAAGTGTGTTCGTGACGCGACGGTTGCCTGAACCGGTGGAACGGCGATTGGGGGAACTTTTTGATGTGACGCTGCGCGAAGACGACGTGGCACTTTCCCGCGAAGCCTTGGTTGCGGCGGTGAAAACTGCCGATGTTCTGGTGCCAACCATCACAGATACCATTGACGCGGGATTGATCGGGCAAGCAGGACCACAGTTAAAGTTGATTGCCAACTACGGGGCAGGGGTGGACAACATTGATGTGGAAACGGCGCGCAGTCGCGGCATTCTTGTCACCAACACACCCGGAGTTTTGACAGAAGACACAGCTGATATGACGATGGGGTTGATCCTTGCGATCAGCCGCCGGTTGCCCGAGGGTCTGGCGACCATGCAACAGGGCCAGTGGACCGGATGGTCACCGACTGCATTGCTGGGTGGGCGTATTGGCGGGCGGCGCATTGGTATTCTTGGGATGGGGCGCATCGGCCGCGCTGTTGCCCAGCGTGCCGCAGCTTTCGGGATGCAGGTACATTACCACAACCGCAAACGCCTGCGTGCAGAGACCGAAGACGAATACCAAGCGACCTATTGGGAAAGTCTGGACCAGATGGTGTCGCGTGTTGATGTGCTGTCCATCAACTGTCCACATACGCCCAGCACCTTTCATCTACTCAATGCGCGCCGCCTGAAATTGATGAAACCCAATGCGGTGATTGTGAACACCTCGCGGGGCGAAGTCATCGATGAAAATGCTCTTACGCGGATGTTGCGGGCCGGTGAGCTGGGGGGCGCGGGCCTTGATGTCTATGAAAACGGCACGGACGTGAACCCGCGATTGCGCGAATTGCCCAATGTGGTTTTGCTGCCGCATATGGGGTCAGCGACAGTCGAAAGCCGTCTGGAGATGGGTGAAAAGGTCATCATCAACATCAAAACATTTGATGACGGTCACCGCCCGCCGGATCAGGTGGTTCCCGCTATGCTATAA
- a CDS encoding primase-helicase family protein: MNDTMPAPRRNPARPRATINDQAQLSPPELSAAIPIDEQETNNETNIKRIATFIATRFVRREGKFYVIKAPSGPISATDLKRVAFHQVSEAFPNLKLSDELWAAICKRAINDTHTDKDQSVAVWNGKQACLPAETSSLYWEDAMASLNTWMPPEYRKLGIEDSEDTLFDELLDRIFPHPEDRFRFKDWLSWNLQNEADKPAWSVLLYSQSKGTGKSTLGRLLGLLFGEDNSMPLNGVTKLTGRFNKTVLVKKFIACEEVKLKAGTDAGNSIKALISEKEIAVEGKGTNTESIQNVCVFLMTTNHYPHWIEPDDRRFYVIDVNHSGHASGPDHEEFGDFMKVFYDYMKEPANIARLRNALLAHRQANSFNPRALNVSEIDTPIMQSISQASGQVLQQALEELIASSQKFAIPQRNLMKLFSERLKANPNRIVHMMNELGWRSSRCKWGGVDYGRVIWVHPDYQVANGRVLGPDSYDEAVDAVEDEVELI, translated from the coding sequence ATGAACGATACAATGCCCGCTCCACGCAGAAATCCAGCCCGTCCTAGAGCAACCATCAATGACCAAGCCCAGCTGTCTCCTCCTGAGTTGTCAGCTGCAATTCCAATAGACGAGCAAGAAACTAATAATGAAACAAACATCAAGCGTATAGCGACCTTTATAGCCACCCGCTTTGTGCGCCGCGAAGGGAAATTCTATGTAATTAAAGCCCCCAGTGGACCGATTTCAGCGACTGATCTTAAACGCGTTGCGTTTCATCAGGTTTCTGAAGCGTTCCCAAATTTGAAGCTAAGTGACGAACTATGGGCCGCGATTTGTAAGCGTGCCATAAACGACACCCATACCGACAAAGACCAATCAGTTGCTGTTTGGAATGGCAAACAAGCTTGTCTACCCGCCGAAACCAGTAGTCTATACTGGGAAGATGCCATGGCCTCATTGAACACTTGGATGCCCCCTGAGTATCGAAAACTAGGCATTGAGGACTCGGAAGACACCCTGTTTGACGAATTGCTTGATCGGATATTCCCACACCCTGAGGATAGGTTCCGCTTCAAGGATTGGTTGTCTTGGAATCTTCAAAACGAGGCAGATAAGCCTGCTTGGTCTGTGCTTCTATATTCTCAATCCAAGGGAACAGGGAAAAGCACACTGGGCCGCTTGCTAGGTTTGCTTTTTGGAGAAGACAACTCAATGCCTTTAAATGGCGTCACTAAACTCACTGGTCGGTTCAATAAGACCGTTCTGGTTAAGAAATTTATCGCTTGCGAAGAAGTGAAGCTTAAAGCTGGTACCGATGCCGGAAATAGTATCAAAGCGCTGATTTCAGAAAAGGAAATTGCTGTCGAAGGCAAGGGGACCAATACCGAGAGCATCCAAAATGTGTGTGTGTTTCTGATGACCACCAATCACTACCCGCACTGGATAGAGCCTGATGATCGCCGTTTCTACGTCATTGACGTCAATCATTCGGGTCATGCGTCAGGGCCTGATCATGAAGAATTCGGGGACTTTATGAAGGTTTTCTATGATTACATGAAGGAGCCTGCAAACATTGCTAGACTGCGGAATGCACTGCTGGCACATCGGCAGGCCAATAGCTTCAACCCGCGTGCACTCAATGTTTCAGAAATCGACACCCCGATTATGCAAAGCATTTCCCAAGCATCTGGGCAGGTTCTGCAACAAGCACTTGAGGAGTTGATCGCTAGCAGCCAGAAGTTTGCTATCCCGCAGCGAAATTTAATGAAGCTTTTTTCTGAGCGATTGAAAGCCAACCCAAACCGCATAGTCCATATGATGAACGAACTCGGGTGGCGTTCTAGCAGGTGCAAGTGGGGCGGCGTAGACTATGGCAGGGTTATTTGGGTGCATCCTGATTACCAAGTCGCCAATGGTCGCGTCCTTGGCCCTGACAGTTACGACGAAGCGGTTGATGCTGTTGAAGATGAGGTAGAATTGATATGA
- a CDS encoding SH3 domain-containing protein — MVMFVPQAQAAGDATEKGSVTNLPLPRYVSMKAAEGNVRRGPSLTHRIDWVFTRRDMPLRITAEHGHWRRVQDRDGQGGWVHYSLLSGTRTVIIEQDMMTLRTRPDPTAPVTAALEAGVVARLGECDVEWCRLNAGGFKGWAPKARLWGVGAQEIRD, encoded by the coding sequence ATGGTGATGTTTGTCCCGCAAGCGCAGGCCGCAGGCGATGCCACCGAAAAGGGCAGCGTTACGAATTTGCCGTTGCCGCGCTATGTCTCGATGAAAGCTGCGGAAGGCAACGTGCGCCGTGGCCCGTCCCTGACACACCGCATCGACTGGGTGTTCACCCGTCGCGATATGCCTTTGCGCATCACCGCAGAGCACGGCCATTGGCGCCGCGTCCAAGACCGTGATGGTCAAGGCGGGTGGGTTCACTATTCCCTTCTGTCAGGCACCCGCACAGTCATCATCGAACAAGACATGATGACATTGCGAACACGCCCGGACCCCACTGCGCCTGTCACCGCAGCCCTTGAGGCCGGCGTTGTCGCCCGCCTGGGCGAATGTGACGTCGAATGGTGCCGTTTGAATGCAGGCGGGTTCAAAGGATGGGCCCCCAAAGCCCGTCTTTGGGGTGTCGGGGCCCAGGAAATTCGCGACTGA
- a CDS encoding haloalkane dehalogenase, producing MDKLRTPDNRFNDLPGFDFPPNYLDVTDPDGGALRVHYLDEGPEDAAPVLVMHGEPSWCYLYRHMIPVLTGAGHRVLAPDLIGFGRSDKLAHRADYTYQRHVDWMLDWLDQTQAHNITLVCQDWGGLIGLRLLAARPDRFARLVVANTALPTGDQPMSPAFESWKEYSQTVPDFDAGRIVSGGTTSKLTDAEIAAYNAPFPDDSYKEGARQFPVLVPSTPDDPAAQANRDAWAVLRGLDIPVLTAFGADDKIMAGVDQVFQKLMPGAVGQDHCILQNAGHFLQEDVGPELGALTNAFIAKTAG from the coding sequence ATGGACAAGTTGCGCACACCAGATAATCGCTTTAACGATCTTCCCGGTTTCGATTTTCCACCAAATTACCTTGATGTGACGGACCCTGATGGTGGCGCGTTGCGTGTGCACTATCTGGATGAGGGGCCTGAAGATGCAGCACCTGTGTTGGTCATGCATGGTGAGCCGTCTTGGTGTTACCTGTATCGTCACATGATTCCCGTGCTGACTGGGGCGGGACACCGTGTTTTGGCCCCGGATCTGATCGGATTTGGACGATCCGACAAATTGGCGCATCGCGCCGACTATACGTACCAGCGGCATGTGGACTGGATGTTGGACTGGTTGGATCAGACACAGGCGCACAACATCACGCTTGTTTGTCAGGATTGGGGTGGTTTGATTGGATTGCGTTTGCTTGCGGCGCGCCCGGACCGATTTGCACGGCTTGTTGTGGCCAACACTGCATTACCAACAGGTGATCAACCGATGAGCCCCGCCTTCGAAAGCTGGAAAGAATATTCGCAGACTGTACCGGATTTTGACGCAGGCCGCATCGTAAGCGGTGGCACGACGTCAAAATTAACGGATGCCGAAATCGCGGCATATAACGCGCCGTTTCCCGATGACAGCTACAAAGAAGGAGCGCGGCAGTTTCCGGTGCTTGTCCCGTCAACACCAGACGATCCGGCGGCACAAGCCAACCGTGATGCTTGGGCCGTGTTGCGGGGCCTTGATATTCCGGTGCTGACAGCTTTCGGGGCGGATGACAAAATCATGGCGGGCGTCGATCAGGTGTTTCAAAAGCTGATGCCGGGTGCTGTTGGACAAGATCACTGCATTTTGCAAAACGCAGGTCATTTCTTGCAAGAAGACGTGGGGCCGGAGCTGGGCGCTTTGACAAATGCCTTTATCGCAAAAACGGCAGGGTAG
- a CDS encoding RNA-directed DNA polymerase — translation MSEFEIEEAEQVMSNEKSGADPVKIVDLGAAAAKAVLLKSESYFDFDLPAYFDFSPMLKGIEKKLAGSPLSGVWKIPPRDLEGLNHIIFHSKDGKYAWRPQEMIHPVVYVAIVNALTKQEQWDLVKDHFENCAANPRIECVSHPVVSQSKQKDKAAQVLSWWLEMEQRSLELSLDYSHVIHTDIADCYGSIYTHTISWALHGKAHAKSKAGKTDKTLLGNILDQLIAASRHGQTNGIPQGSNLTNFIAEMVLGYADQELTAAIEKEKIEDYKILRYRDDYRIFSNNPADSERITKLLAEVLRDLGMKLSADKTAVSDRIIQSSIKADKLFWIGKEKQKRSLVKHMLLIHELAGEYPNSGSVAVTLSKFQRRLGKLEELKDPIKPIIAVATDIALHNPRTYPIYAAVLSSLLDHMQPDERQPAIWAILKKFEKVANCGHLHVWMQRFAVPMGVQLSMSEPLCRALEDPQFQLWQSGWLPDAYVPLLRSELFIDKELVAKLTPVIDAEEVQLFGYDY, via the coding sequence ATGTCTGAGTTTGAGATCGAAGAGGCGGAGCAAGTGATGAGTAACGAGAAGTCAGGGGCGGACCCGGTAAAAATCGTCGACCTTGGAGCAGCTGCTGCAAAGGCCGTCCTGTTGAAATCAGAAAGCTATTTCGACTTTGATTTACCTGCCTATTTTGATTTTTCGCCAATGCTCAAAGGGATCGAAAAGAAGCTGGCAGGCTCGCCGCTTTCAGGGGTTTGGAAAATACCACCGCGCGACCTTGAGGGTCTTAACCACATCATCTTTCATAGCAAGGACGGCAAATACGCGTGGCGTCCCCAAGAGATGATCCATCCCGTTGTCTACGTTGCCATCGTCAATGCGTTGACGAAACAAGAGCAATGGGACTTGGTGAAAGACCACTTTGAGAACTGCGCGGCTAACCCTAGAATTGAGTGTGTGAGCCATCCAGTGGTTTCTCAATCAAAGCAGAAAGATAAAGCGGCTCAGGTGTTGTCATGGTGGCTAGAAATGGAACAACGCTCATTGGAGTTAAGCCTCGACTACAGCCACGTCATCCATACCGATATCGCAGATTGCTACGGGTCCATTTACACCCACACCATCAGTTGGGCACTGCACGGAAAGGCACACGCGAAGTCCAAGGCAGGAAAGACGGATAAGACGCTTCTTGGCAACATCTTAGATCAACTCATTGCGGCCTCTCGGCACGGCCAGACGAATGGCATTCCTCAAGGCTCGAACCTAACCAACTTTATCGCTGAAATGGTGCTGGGATATGCAGACCAAGAGCTGACTGCCGCAATCGAGAAAGAGAAAATCGAGGACTATAAGATCCTGAGATACCGTGACGACTATCGCATTTTTAGCAATAACCCAGCAGATAGCGAGCGGATTACCAAGCTTTTAGCGGAAGTCCTGCGTGATCTTGGCATGAAGCTCAGCGCCGACAAGACCGCTGTTTCGGACCGGATCATCCAGTCTTCAATCAAGGCCGATAAGCTGTTTTGGATTGGTAAAGAAAAACAAAAGCGTAGCTTGGTAAAGCATATGCTTCTGATCCATGAGCTGGCTGGGGAATATCCGAACTCTGGTAGCGTGGCTGTCACGCTTTCAAAGTTTCAGCGGCGGTTGGGCAAGCTGGAGGAATTGAAAGACCCAATTAAGCCGATTATTGCGGTTGCAACTGACATTGCGCTTCATAACCCTCGGACCTACCCAATTTACGCGGCCGTGTTGAGTAGCTTGCTGGATCATATGCAGCCTGATGAAAGGCAGCCAGCTATCTGGGCCATACTGAAGAAGTTTGAGAAGGTTGCGAATTGCGGACATCTCCACGTCTGGATGCAGCGGTTTGCGGTGCCGATGGGTGTTCAGTTGTCGATGTCAGAGCCGCTGTGCCGGGCCCTAGAGGACCCTCAATTTCAGTTATGGCAGTCGGGCTGGTTACCTGATGCCTATGTGCCATTGCTGCGCTCTGAGCTGTTTATAGATAAGGAACTCGTAGCCAAGCTAACGCCAGTCATCGACGCGGAAGAAGTGCAGTTGTTCGGATACGACTATTGA